In Drosophila innubila isolate TH190305 chromosome 2R unlocalized genomic scaffold, UK_Dinn_1.0 1_C_2R, whole genome shotgun sequence, the following are encoded in one genomic region:
- the LOC117783039 gene encoding V-type proton ATPase subunit C-like, with translation MPICRHHQRLKHLSLRHQRKHQHTHHQNNPQHYHTHHHHQLPTDLKGKCNNNTTTNATHAAVATTTSSSASAYASASATTSARASASLHPPCHGSLNNLCSSSATTQDEFDFVIPPGCACDECYVYAPTSLPSASATCSTLVADECYSQTAASMLNAVSTVTAIAMNNINSSTNAQKTKSAAEITAESAASVAEITAENAAAAAKSSASTLCSSAYFSTSAPTASSSSVQSMSRSNSKKLNNNTCSINNNNSHNNNHNNKLSFRSSCSSHLSQFQSPPLSPQQQKQQQSPKQHLQQLQLGSVMNSGGGGAGEFTSSPPLQSPTEKSCDTDLDDELDDDPKSPHSASSLSETFDWWFNKPKRNSKKCRSSPVSSCCGSSSTQGRSSPDTDIAEPPEFPLSPG, from the exons ATGCCGATATGTCGTCACCACCAGCGTTTGAAGCATCTCAGCCTGCGTCACCAGCGTAAGCACCAGCACACGCACCATCAAAACAATCCCCAACACTACCATacccatcatcatcaccagcTGCCCACGGATTTAAAGggtaaatgcaacaacaacaccacaacaaatgcaacgCATGccgcagttgcaacaacaacctcctcctctgcctctgcctacgcctctgcctctgccacaACATCTGCTAGAGCAAGTGCATCCCTGCATCCTCCATGTCATGGcagtttgaataatttatgctCCTCCTCCGCGACAACACAAgatgaatttgattttgtgaTACCGCCTGGTTGTGCCTGCGATGAATGCTACGTTTATGCGCCTACATCATTGCCTAGTGCCAGTGCCACATGCAGCACGCTTGTGGCAGATGAATGTTACTCGCAGACAGCTGCCTCAATGCTGAATGCCGTCTCCACGGTGACGGCCATAGCCATGAATAACATTAATAGCAGCACAAATGCGCAGAAAACTAAAAGTGCTGCTGAAATCACCGCTGAAAGTGCTGCAAGTGTCGCTGAAATCACCGCTGAaaatgctgcagctgctgcaaaaaGCTCCGCCTCAACATTATGCTCGTCGGCTTATTTCTCGACATCGGCGCCAACAGCCAGCAGCAGTTCGGTGCAAAGCATGTCGCGCTCTAACAGCAAAAAGCTGAATAACAACACttgcagcatcaacaacaacaacagccacaataacaatcacaacaacaagctgAGCTTTCGTAGCAGCTGTAGCAGTCACTTGAGTCAATTCCAATCGCCACCGCTATcaccgcaacaacaaaagcaacaacagtcgccaaaacaacatttgcaacaactacagctgGGGTCAGTGATGAATTCAGGTGGCGGTGGTGCTGGTGAATTCACCAGCTCACCGCCATTGCAATCGCCAACGGAAAAGTCCTGTGACACGGACTTGGATGATGAACTGGACGATGATCCAAAGAGTCCACATAGCGCATCATCGTTGTCGGAAACATTCGATTGGTGGTTTAATAAACCGAAGCGTAACTCTAAGAAGTGCAG ATCGTCTCCAGTGAGTAGTTGTTGTGGCAGTAGTAGTACCCAGGGCCGTTCCAGTCCCGACACGGATATTGCGGAGCCGCCCGAGTTTCCGCTGAGTCCAGGTTAG
- the LOC117783261 gene encoding hydroxymethylglutaryl-CoA synthase 1 encodes MSSSWPENVGIRAIEVMFPSQYVDQTELEQFDGASAGKYTIGLGQAKMGFCSDREDVNSLCLTVVSRLLERHHIKHTEIGRLEVGTETIVDKSKSVKSVLMQLFAESGNTDIEGIDTTNACYGGTAALFNAINWIESSSWDGRYALAVCADIAVYAKGAARPTGGAGAIAMLIGPQAPLVLERGLRATHMEHAYDFYKPDLSSEYPTVDGKLSIQCYLSALDTCYRLYRHKFEKQQPKHAQLGLDNFDAILFHTPFCKLVQKSVGRLSFNDFLLSSEQQRVEQFPGLERFNNATLESTYFDRDVEKAFLTQSAEVFESKTKKSLLLANQVGNMYTPSVYSGLVSLLISVPAVQLAGKRIGVFSYGSGLAASMYSIKVTEDAAIFEKFVAKLDYVLPLLGAREKVVPEEFSALMEIREKNNHAAPYTPTGSISALFPGTYYLKDVDALHRRSYERTATISNGVH; translated from the exons ATGTCAAGCAGTTGGCCCGAAAATGTTGGAATCCGCGCCATTGAGGTGATGTTTCCCTCCCAATATGTGGACCAAACGGAATTGGAACAGTTCGATGGCGCCTCGGCGGGCAAATACACAATTGGTCTGGGCCAGGCCAAAATGGGATTCTGTTCGGATCGTGAGGATGTCAACTCACTGTGCCTAACGGTTGTCAGTCGTCTTTTAGAACGTCATCATATTAAGCATACGGAAATCGGACGCCTTGAGGTCGGCACTGAAACGATAGTCGACAAATCGAAATCGGTGAAATCGGTGCTAATGCAATTATTTGCCGAGAGTGGCAACACTGACATCGAGGGCATTGATACGACAAATGCGTGTTACGGCGGAACGGCGGCGCTATTTAATGCCATCAACTGGATTGAATCCTCCAGCTGGGATGGACGTTATGCTCTGGCCGTGTGTGCGGATATTGCGGTGTATGCCAAGGGAGCAGCTCGTCCCACGGGTGGAGCAGGAGCAATTGCCATGCTGATTGGTCCGCAGGCTCCGTTGGTTTTGGAGCGTGGTCTCCGGGCCACACACATGGAGCATGCTTATGATTTCTACAAGCCTGATCTGAGTTCCGAATATCCCACGGTTGATGGCAAACTCTCCATACAGTGTTATCTATCCGCTTTGGACACCTGCTATCGTCTCTATCGCCACAAGTTTGAGAAACAGCAGCCGAAGCATGCTCAACTGGGTCTGGACAACTTTGATGCCATCTTGTTCCACACACCATTCTGCAAGCTGGTCCAAAAGTCCGTCGGTCGTCTCAGTTTCAACGATTTTCTGCTGAGCAGCGAACAGCAGCGTGTGGAGCAGTTTCCGGGACTGGAGCGGTTCAATAACGCCACTCTGGAGTCCACCTACTTCGATCGGGATGTGGAGAAGGCCTTCCTCACCCAATCCGCTGAGGTGTTCGAGTCCAAGACGAAAAAGTCGCTGCTGCTCGCTAATCAG gTGGGCAACATGTACACGCCGTCCGTGTACTCGGGATTGGTTTCCCTGCTGATCAGTGTGCCGGCCGTTCAACTCGCTGGCAAGCGGATTGGAGTCTTTTCCTATGGCTCCGGTTTGGCTGCCTCGATGTATTCCATAAAAGTCACTGAAGATGCGGCGATCTTTGAGAAATTTGTTGCCAAACTGGATTATGTGCTGCCATTGCTGGGAGCCCGGGAGAAAGTTGTGCCCGAGGAGTTCTCAGCCCTGATGGAGATACGGGAGAAGAACAATCATGCGGCGCCGTATACGCCTACTGGCAGCATCAGCGCCTTGTTTCCGGGCACGTATTACCTTAAGGATGTGGATGCACTGCATCGACGCAGCTACGAACGCACAGCGACTATCAGTAATGGTGTGCATTAg
- the LOC117783262 gene encoding alpha-N-acetylgalactosaminidase — MYVVSLFLFPFLLLQLLQSGLALQNGLALKPPMGWMSWQRFRCITDCKAYPDECISEHLFRRHADLMASEGYADAGYEYVIIDDCWLEKNRDRTTNKLVADRKRFPSGLNALADHIHNRGLKFGLYQDFGTNTCAGYPGVINNMQLDAQTFADWDVDYVKLDGCFANISDMATGYPEFGRLLNATGRPMVYSCSWPAYQEESGEVPDYESLKEHCNLWRNWDDIDDSLESVMQIIDYFGKNQDRIQPHGGPGHWNDPDMLILGNYGLSYDQSKLQMAIWAVLAAPLIMSNDLAKVEPRIKNILQNRDVIAVNQDPLGIQGRRVLIKNDIEVWRRPITPQNDVQEYSFAVAFVSRRTDGAPYAITFTLKELLLMNENGYGVQDLFESKSNLGVFRPENHFSTRVIPNGVTFYKFTAL; from the exons ATGTACGTCGTTTCTTTATTCCTGTTTCCGTTCCTGTTGCTCCAGTTACTCCAGTCTGGATTGGCTCTGCAGAATGGATTGGCACTTAA GCCACCAATGGGTTGGATGTCCTGGCAGCG CTTTCGTTGCATAACGGACTGCAAGGCGTATCCTGATGAGTGCATAAG cgAGCATTTATTCCGTCGACATGCGGACTTAATGGCATCGGAGGGTTATGCTGATGCTGGCTATGAATACGTTATCATCGATGATTGTTGGCTGGAAAAGAATCGCGATAGGACAACAAATAAGTTGGTGGCTGATCGCAAACGGTTTCCCAGTGGACTCAACGCACTGGCTGATCAT ATCCACAACAGGGGTCttaaatttggtttatatCAGGACTTTGGCACAAACACGTGTGCTGGCTATCCTGGAGTGATCAATAACATGCAACTCGATGCTCAGACCTTTGCCGATTGGGATGTAGACTATGTCAAATTAGACGGTTGCTTTGCCAACATCAGTGACATGGCCACAGGATATCCGGAGTTTGGACGTCTGCTTAATGCCACCGGTCGACCCATGGTTTATTCCTGTAGCTG gcCTGCTTATCAGGAGGAATCTGGTGAAGTGCCTGACTATGAGTCCTTAAAGGAGCATTGCAATCTGTGGCGCAATTGGGATGATATTGATGATTCTCTAGAGTCCGTCATGCAGATTATAGATTACTTTGGCAAGAATCAGGACAGAATTCAACCGCATGGTGGTCCTGGCCATTGGAATGATCCGGATATGCTGATACTGGGCAACTATGGACTCAGCTATGATCAAAGTAAATTACAAATGGCCATTTGGGCTGTCCTAGCAGCTCCTTTAATCATGTCCAATGATTTGGCCAAGGTGGAACCTagaatcaaaaacattttacaaaatCG AGATGTGATTGCTGTGAATCAAGATCCTTTGGGCATACAAGGACGCCGTGTGCTTATTAAAAACGATATTGAG GTCTGGCGACGTCCCATAACACCACAAAATGATGTCCAGGAGTATTCCTTTGCCGTGGCCTTTGTCAGTCGTCGTACGGATGGCGCACCGTATGCCATTACATTTACGCTTAAGGag CTCTTGTTGATGAATGAAAATGGTTACGGCGTACAG GACTTGTTCGAGTCAAAGAGTAACCTGGGCGTCTTCCGACCAGAGAATCATTTCTCTACACGTGTTATTCCCAACG GAGTAACTTTCTACAAGTTTACGGCGCTGTAA
- the LOC117783418 gene encoding nuclear pore glycoprotein p62, whose translation MAFQLPTTTAASATGFSFGLNTATASTANPAIGALAAKPTFSFAGPTTTTANAGGGDADNAKAAPPPFGGFGLSTATTTASPLTGLGSGLGTTTAAAAPTAAAPTFGGFMATTTTAAAAPAATTTIGGISLGLTTTTPKLPNTTSIAPVAAVPAVSAAVAPLVSAAPSAGSAFANLSTATKTTDSATLANATQLSYNQLEEHINKWTLEFEEQEKVFTEQATQINAWDKLLIGNNQKIIELNDAVQKVKNDQQVLDQELEFIATQHKELEESLAPLEKEFINLPRVDQERSQTYLMVENLDTQLKQMSEDLKEIIDNLNEANKGQDNTDPIIQIGKILNAHMNSLQWIESQSTHICKKLDDIGKIHETQKRDIFRAPY comes from the coding sequence ATGGCATTCCAACTGCCCACGACAACTGCAGCTAGCGCCACTGGCTTCTCATTCGGCTTGAACACGGCAACAGCCTCAACAGCAAATCCTGCAATTGGAGCGCTTGCCGCCAAaccaacattttcatttgccggcccaacaacaacaacagcaaatgctGGCGGTGGCGATGCAGATAATGCAAAGGCGGCACCGCCACCTTTCGGTGGTTTTGGTTTgtctacagcaacaacaacagcaagtccTCTAACCGGACTTGGCTCTGGACTGGGCAcaactacagcagcagcagcgccaacagcagctgcaccCACATTTGGTGGCttcatggcaacaacaacaacagctgctgctgcacccgctgcaacaacaacaattggcggCATTTCGCTTggtttaacaacaacaacgccaaaaTTACCCAACACAACTTCGATTGCACCAGTTGCGGCTGTGCCTGCGGTTTCTGCCGCTGTGGCGCCACTTGTGAGTGCAGCGCCATCTGCTGGCAGTGCGTTTGCCAATTTATCGACagccacaaaaacaacagattCTGCAACACTGGCAAATGCAACGCAATTATCGTACAATCAGCTGGAGGAGCACATCAACAAGTGGACGTTGGAGTTTGAGGAGCAGGAGAAAGTGTTCACGGAGCAGGCGACACAGATAAATGCCTGGGATAAACTATTAATTGGCAACAATCAAAAGATTATCGAGCTAAATGATGCCGTGCAAAAGGTGAAAAATGATCAACAGGTGTTGGATCAGGAGCTGGAATTCATTGCCACACAACACAAGGAACTGGAGGAGAGTCTGGCGCCGTTGGAGAAAGAGTTCATCAACTTGCCACGCGTGGATCAGGAACGCAGTCAGACTTATTTGATGGTTGAGAATTTGGATACACAGCTGAAACAGATGTCGGAGGACCTAAAAGAGATCATTGACAATCTGAACGAAGCCAACAAGGGACAGGACAACACAGATCCCATCATCCAGATCGGCAAGATCCTCAACGCACACATGAATTCCCTGCAGTGGATCGAATCACAATCCACACACATCTGCAAGAAGCTCGACGACATTGGCAAAATCCATGAGACCCAAAAGAGAGACATCTTTCGGGCTCCCTACTAA